CCGGCATCATTTGCATCAGGCCGAAGGCGCCTTTTCGGGATGTCAGGTTTTCCTGAAACTGAGATTCCTGGTAAATAAGTGCTGCCAGAAGACGCCAGTCCCAGTTGATTTCCTTTGCATATTTCTTTATCAATGCATCGTGTTTTGATATTGATTTGCTGCTTGAAGAAGTCAGGTATTTGTCAATAAATTTTTGAATTTCAGGACTTTGATAATATTTCCTGTACCAGTAGCGAAATAATGATGTTGTTTTGAATTCGCTTAACCACTTATTAATTTCATTCAGAAATAATACAGAGTTTTTATTGACTGCCCATGCATAAGATGTGATTTGGTTCCCAACTTTTGAAAAGGTGATGTTTCCGAGTTCTTTGCTCAGTAATTCGGCAATATGTCGGTCGGCCATGGTGCAGGATATTTCTCCGGAGGCAACTTTTTTAATCAGGTCTTCCTGTAAAAGATTGTTTTCTTCGATAATACTGATCTTCATTTCATCCCTAAGCTTGTTAAGGGTACTGACGAATGAAGATTGAGCCGGAACATGAATATCGGATTTGTCATTCAGAGGGTTATTATCATTTTTCCTGTAAACAATTACTTCTTCTGATTGATAGAGAGGAACAGAAAAGTTTAAAAATTCTTTCCTTTCATCGGTTATCGTCAGGTCGAAGGCAATTAGATCGCAAGTGCCGGAATTAATGAGTTCGAAAGCTTCATTCAGGTTAGAAACAGTCGTAATGTTAAGTTTTACACCAAGTTCACCGGTAAATTTTTTTAGTAGTTCATAATGAAAGCCCAGGGGAATGCCTTTATAGATAAAATATGAGGTCGAACTTTTAATGGTAATGGCATTAAGAATACCTCTGGTCTGAATTTTTTTCAGGGTTACAATGGCAGGCTTTTCGTTAACCTGAGTAGGTTTGAAGCAGGATGAAACAAGAAACAGAAAAGTTAAACCGAAAGAAAACAGGTATGATCGAAAACTCATTACCAGTATATTAAATTAAGAAAAATTTCTATCCTTATCTCAAAATTCAAACCATTTGGTTGAAAATTATGACAAAATTATCCCCGAAAAAATCATAAGATATTGATTGTAAATTTGTTATATTATGGAAAAAGTTAAATTAACATAGAAAGAAATATTATTCAGAAGGATGTAGAAAATTAAAAAATGTTATTTTTGAGGTGCTAATAAAATGCCTTAAAAAACGAAGAACATGAAGCAAATATTATCATTCATTCTGCTGGCAGGCCTGATGCCACTGATTTCTTCTGGTCAGGAAGATCCGTTTACTGTAAAAAACGATACAGTGCTGACAATAGTTTCCGGTGTTGAAACCGGCTCATATTTTCAGATAGCCCAGGATTTGATTAAATATTCCGGTTGTAAGCTGGTCATCAAGCCTTCGCAGGGAGCAATCAATAATTATGCTTTGCTGATTAATGATCCCTTGGTGAATATAGGTATGGTTCAATATGATGTTTTATTGAAGGGTAAACAACATGATTATGAAACCAAAAAACAAATCAGTGAAAACCTTCAGGTATTGATTCCGTTGGGTTATGAAGATATTCACCTGATTACGCGAGTCAATTCAAATATTCTCTCTGTAAAAGATCTGGCCGGGAAAAAGGTTTCTGTCGGTAATCCACAGACAGAAGGCACCTCCATTACGACCGGACTTATCAGAAGTGTTACTTCAGTTCCATGGGAAGAAGTGAATATGTCGTTCGACAGTGCTTTTGTTGCTTTACTCAACGGAAAGATAGATGCCATGTTCTTTGTGGGTTATGCACCGGTTCAGAAACTAAAGGCTCTTTTGCCGACTTTCAACCAGTTGATAAAACTTGTACCTATTGAAGAAGAAGCACTTGCCCAGTTTCATCACAAAACGGTTATCACAGCCGGAACGTATCCATGGCTGAATGAAGATGTTGCTACTTATGCTGTTCGTGCTTATCTGGTTGCCAATATTAAAACCGACAATCAGGTGAATATAGCTGCTTATGAAAAACTTTTAAATGCTATCAAAAATAACATGGATATTTTGGTACAGAACGGACATCCTGCATGGAA
This portion of the Sphingobacteriales bacterium genome encodes:
- a CDS encoding transporter substrate-binding domain-containing protein codes for the protein MSFRSYLFSFGLTFLFLVSSCFKPTQVNEKPAIVTLKKIQTRGILNAITIKSSTSYFIYKGIPLGFHYELLKKFTGELGVKLNITTVSNLNEAFELINSGTCDLIAFDLTITDERKEFLNFSVPLYQSEEVIVYRKNDNNPLNDKSDIHVPAQSSFVSTLNKLRDEMKISIIEENNLLQEDLIKKVASGEISCTMADRHIAELLSKELGNITFSKVGNQITSYAWAVNKNSVLFLNEINKWLSEFKTTSLFRYWYRKYYQSPEIQKFIDKYLTSSSSKSISKHDALIKKYAKEINWDWRLLAALIYQESQFQENLTSRKGAFGLMQMMPVTAKNFGIDTLSGVESQIRAGVKYIQYLDKCFNMIADSSERIKFILASYNSGPGHVFDAMRLAEKYKKNKFYWDNNVDSFMLKKAYPKYYRDPVVRHGYSRGYESFKFVNEVIERYLHYKNFLPA
- a CDS encoding TAXI family TRAP transporter solute-binding subunit, with the protein product MKQILSFILLAGLMPLISSGQEDPFTVKNDTVLTIVSGVETGSYFQIAQDLIKYSGCKLVIKPSQGAINNYALLINDPLVNIGMVQYDVLLKGKQHDYETKKQISENLQVLIPLGYEDIHLITRVNSNILSVKDLAGKKVSVGNPQTEGTSITTGLIRSVTSVPWEEVNMSFDSAFVALLNGKIDAMFFVGYAPVQKLKALLPTFNQLIKLVPIEEEALAQFHHKTVITAGTYPWLNEDVATYAVRAYLVANIKTDNQVNIAAYEKLLNAIKNNMDILVQNGHPAWKKVDLSFKDVKWPVHPAAKKVFKLK